In the Marinomonas algicola genome, one interval contains:
- the gltB gene encoding glutamate synthase large subunit gives MSTGLYRPGEFKDNCGFGLIAHMEGTASHHLLKTAIESLTCMTHRGGIAADGKTGDGCGLLIQKPDSFLRSEALSLFNHTFSDLYGVGMVFFDQDETLAKEQRETLTAKLLDQEVNVVGWREVPVDAACLGRIAEDCLPRIEQVFIDSNRMDARTFSTRLFVARRQAEIALSHFENFYVCSLSDKVLSYKGLMMPVDLPSFYKDLGNDALKTAICVFHQRFSTNTLPKWPLAQPFRMLAHNGEINTIEGNRNWALARANKLLSPLLPELKDLQPLVNLTGSDSSSMDNMLEIMVMGGMDIFRASRLMIPPAWQNVENMDPELRAFYEYNSMHMEPWDGPAGLVLSDGRHAVCMLDRNGLRPARWVMTKNGYLTVASEIGTYAYEPSDVIAKGRVGPGQMLVVDTQSGKIMHTQDIDNRLKVAHPYKKWLKQEVIRIETMLVESSQEFDHFTSEEMLTYQKMFQVSFEEREQIFRPLAESGHEAVGSMGDDTPMAVMSSQTRPVTDYFRQKFAQVTNPPIDPLRESVVMSLETCIGVERNLFEETPRHANRIILSSPILSPRKFSRLLALEDYRFRLVRLNTNYNPDDVTLEQAIKNLQISAEEVVKNGAVIVVLTDRDIEKGHLPIPAPMATGAVHHHLTKVGLRCDSNIICDTGFARDPHQFAVLLGFGATAVYPYLSYRLINDMIDKGEVLGDPIMCHSKYRKGINKGLMKILSKMGISTVASYRGAQLFEAVGLSDAVTELCFKGVASRIKGACFKDFQKEQTRIANYAWKQRKPIQQGGYLKYVHDSEYHAFNPDVVRNLQKSVSSGKFEDFTVYADLVNTRPASMLRDLFTLSDKAKPIALDKVESIESILPRFDSAGMSLGALSPEAHESLAQAMNELGCRSNSGEGGEDPARHGTEKRSKIKQIASGRFGVTPEYLVNAEVLQIKVAQGAKPGEGGQLPGGKVNSLIARLRYSVPGVTLISPPPHHDIYSIEDLAQLIFDLKQVNPEALVSVKLVSEPGVGTIAAGVAKAYADLITISGYDGGTAASPITSIRHAGSPWELGLAEAQQALRSNDLRGKIRLQTDGGLKTGLDVVKAAILGAESFGFGTTPMIAMGCKFLRICHLNNCATGVATQDQHLRDDFFLGTVAMIKNFFLFMAEDTRQWLAKLGVASLGELIGRVDLLALLPGETEKQSGLDLSPILNNDAIPADKPQFCQVPFNPPHDKGLMALKMWEAVQEVIEEKEGGEFEFTITNCDRSIGARLSGEIAKRYGNQGMSDTPVTLRLKGTAGQSFGVWNAGGLNMYLEGDANDYVGKGMTAGKLVIYPPKGSLFESQNTAIIGNTCLYGATGGKLFAAGTAGERFAVRNSGAHAVVEGAGDHCCEYMTGGSVTILGPTGYNFGAGMTGGFAYVLDMDRTFVDKYNHELVEIHRIGTETTEEYRSHLRSVIEEYVSETNSEWGRELLENFYDYIGKFWLVKPKAASLSNLLANTRQRPE, from the coding sequence ATGAGTACAGGCCTTTATCGTCCTGGTGAATTTAAAGACAATTGTGGGTTCGGATTAATTGCCCACATGGAAGGCACAGCCAGCCATCACCTATTAAAAACAGCCATTGAATCGCTTACTTGCATGACTCACCGGGGCGGCATTGCCGCCGACGGTAAAACAGGTGATGGTTGTGGATTACTTATTCAAAAACCAGATAGCTTCTTACGTAGCGAAGCACTGTCATTATTCAATCATACCTTTTCTGATTTATATGGTGTGGGTATGGTGTTCTTCGATCAAGATGAAACACTTGCAAAAGAGCAAAGAGAAACGCTAACAGCGAAACTATTAGATCAAGAAGTGAATGTTGTTGGGTGGCGCGAAGTGCCTGTTGATGCCGCTTGTTTAGGCCGAATTGCAGAAGACTGCTTGCCTAGAATTGAGCAAGTTTTTATTGATAGTAACCGAATGGATGCCAGAACATTCTCAACGCGTTTATTCGTGGCTCGTCGCCAAGCTGAAATTGCTTTGTCGCATTTTGAAAACTTTTATGTTTGTTCTTTGTCAGATAAAGTGCTGTCCTATAAAGGCTTAATGATGCCTGTGGATTTGCCTTCTTTCTATAAAGACCTTGGAAATGACGCATTAAAAACCGCGATCTGTGTATTTCACCAACGTTTCTCGACGAATACTCTGCCTAAATGGCCGTTGGCTCAACCGTTCAGAATGTTGGCTCACAATGGTGAAATTAACACGATTGAAGGTAACCGGAACTGGGCTTTAGCAAGGGCTAATAAGCTACTTTCTCCTTTATTACCTGAACTGAAAGATTTGCAGCCATTAGTTAACCTGACCGGCTCTGATTCCTCATCGATGGACAATATGCTGGAAATCATGGTGATGGGTGGTATGGACATTTTCCGCGCATCACGCTTGATGATTCCGCCTGCTTGGCAAAATGTGGAAAACATGGACCCTGAGCTACGTGCTTTTTATGAATACAATTCCATGCATATGGAGCCTTGGGATGGTCCTGCGGGACTGGTTCTATCGGACGGTCGCCACGCTGTTTGTATGTTGGATCGTAATGGTCTGCGTCCAGCTCGTTGGGTGATGACGAAAAATGGGTATTTAACCGTGGCTTCTGAAATAGGCACATATGCCTACGAACCTTCTGACGTGATTGCGAAAGGTCGAGTTGGTCCTGGTCAGATGTTGGTGGTAGACACTCAAAGCGGTAAAATCATGCATACGCAAGATATTGATAATCGCTTGAAAGTGGCTCATCCATATAAAAAATGGTTAAAGCAAGAAGTTATCCGTATTGAGACCATGTTGGTTGAATCAAGCCAAGAGTTTGATCACTTTACATCGGAAGAGATGTTGACCTATCAAAAAATGTTCCAAGTGAGTTTTGAAGAGCGCGAACAGATTTTCCGTCCTTTAGCAGAAAGTGGTCATGAAGCGGTTGGTTCTATGGGTGATGATACACCTATGGCCGTGATGTCTAGTCAGACTCGTCCCGTCACCGATTACTTCCGCCAAAAGTTTGCTCAAGTGACTAACCCACCAATCGACCCGTTGCGTGAGTCTGTGGTGATGTCGCTTGAAACCTGTATTGGTGTTGAACGAAACCTTTTTGAAGAAACGCCGAGGCATGCGAATCGTATTATCTTGTCTTCTCCCATTCTTTCGCCACGTAAGTTCAGTCGATTATTGGCGTTAGAGGATTATCGCTTTCGTTTGGTGCGTTTGAATACCAATTATAATCCTGATGACGTTACTTTAGAGCAAGCGATTAAAAACTTGCAAATCAGTGCTGAAGAAGTGGTTAAAAATGGTGCTGTTATTGTTGTGTTAACGGACCGAGATATAGAAAAGGGGCATTTACCTATTCCTGCGCCCATGGCGACTGGCGCTGTGCATCACCATTTAACCAAAGTGGGCTTGCGTTGCGATTCGAATATTATCTGCGATACGGGATTTGCACGTGATCCACATCAGTTTGCTGTTTTACTCGGTTTTGGTGCAACGGCTGTGTACCCTTACTTAAGCTATCGATTAATCAATGACATGATTGATAAAGGTGAAGTGTTGGGCGACCCTATAATGTGTCACAGCAAATACCGTAAGGGCATTAATAAGGGGTTGATGAAAATTCTTTCAAAAATGGGGATTTCCACTGTTGCTTCTTACCGTGGTGCTCAGCTTTTTGAAGCGGTTGGTTTATCGGATGCGGTTACTGAGCTGTGCTTTAAAGGCGTAGCGAGTCGCATTAAAGGGGCTTGTTTTAAAGATTTCCAAAAAGAGCAGACCCGTATTGCGAATTACGCTTGGAAACAACGCAAGCCAATACAGCAAGGTGGTTATTTAAAATATGTGCATGATTCGGAATATCATGCCTTTAATCCAGATGTTGTGCGTAATCTGCAAAAATCGGTATCCAGTGGAAAGTTCGAGGACTTCACTGTCTATGCGGACTTGGTAAATACTCGCCCAGCTTCTATGTTGCGTGATTTATTTACCCTTTCAGATAAGGCAAAACCCATTGCTTTAGATAAGGTAGAATCAATCGAATCAATTTTACCTCGCTTTGACTCGGCTGGTATGTCTTTAGGTGCTTTGTCACCAGAAGCTCACGAGTCACTTGCTCAGGCAATGAATGAGTTAGGTTGTCGTTCTAACTCTGGTGAAGGGGGGGAAGATCCAGCCCGCCACGGTACGGAAAAACGTTCTAAAATCAAACAAATTGCCTCCGGTCGATTTGGCGTAACACCAGAATACTTAGTAAACGCAGAAGTACTGCAAATTAAAGTGGCGCAGGGGGCTAAACCTGGAGAAGGTGGTCAGCTACCGGGCGGTAAAGTAAACAGCTTGATTGCAAGATTGCGTTACTCGGTCCCAGGTGTCACTTTGATTTCTCCGCCACCACATCATGATATTTATTCGATTGAAGATTTAGCACAGCTGATTTTTGATTTAAAACAAGTGAACCCAGAGGCATTAGTCTCTGTGAAGTTAGTATCTGAACCGGGAGTGGGTACCATTGCCGCTGGTGTAGCGAAAGCCTATGCCGACTTAATTACCATATCTGGTTATGACGGTGGAACAGCCGCATCGCCAATCACGTCTATCCGTCATGCTGGTTCTCCATGGGAGTTAGGTCTAGCGGAAGCGCAACAGGCGTTACGTTCAAATGATCTACGAGGTAAAATTCGTTTACAAACAGACGGTGGCTTAAAAACCGGTTTGGATGTTGTTAAAGCCGCCATCCTTGGCGCTGAAAGCTTTGGTTTTGGTACGACGCCAATGATTGCTATGGGGTGTAAATTCCTCCGTATTTGCCATTTGAATAACTGTGCAACAGGTGTTGCAACACAAGATCAGCATTTACGTGATGATTTCTTCCTTGGTACGGTTGCTATGATTAAGAACTTCTTCTTATTTATGGCCGAAGATACGCGTCAATGGCTCGCTAAATTAGGCGTTGCAAGTCTCGGTGAATTAATTGGGCGAGTGGACTTATTGGCATTATTACCGGGTGAAACGGAGAAACAATCAGGCTTAGACCTATCGCCGATACTTAATAATGATGCGATCCCTGCGGATAAACCACAATTCTGCCAAGTGCCTTTTAACCCACCACACGATAAAGGCCTAATGGCGTTGAAAATGTGGGAAGCGGTGCAAGAGGTTATTGAAGAAAAAGAAGGTGGTGAATTTGAATTCACTATAACCAACTGTGATCGTTCCATTGGTGCTCGCCTTTCTGGCGAAATTGCCAAACGTTATGGTAATCAAGGTATGAGTGACACACCGGTTACATTACGTCTTAAAGGTACGGCAGGACAAAGCTTCGGTGTTTGGAATGCTGGTGGTCTTAACATGTATCTTGAAGGCGATGCTAACGATTACGTAGGCAAAGGCATGACAGCGGGTAAGCTGGTTATTTACCCACCGAAGGGCTCTCTATTCGAATCGCAGAATACCGCAATTATTGGTAACACCTGTTTGTATGGTGCGACTGGCGGTAAGTTGTTTGCGGCCGGTACAGCGGGAGAGCGATTCGCTGTCCGTAACTCTGGCGCACACGCTGTTGTCGAAGGGGCTGGTGATCATTGTTGTGAGTACATGACGGGCGGTTCTGTGACCATTTTAGGGCCAACTGGGTATAACTTTGGTGCTGGTATGACAGGTGGTTTTGCCTATGTACTGGATATGGATCGTACTTTTGTTGATAAATACAATCATGAGTTAGTTGAGATCCACCGCATCGGGACTGAAACAACAGAAGAATACCGTTCACACTTACGAAGTGTAATAGAAGAATATGTCAGTGAAACCAACAGTGAATGGGGGCGCGAGCTCTTAGAAAACTTCTATGATTACATTGGTAAATTCTGGTTAGTGAAACCTAAAGCGGCGAGTTTGAGCAATCTGTTAGCGAATACTCGCCAACGCCCAGAATAA
- a CDS encoding FAD-dependent oxidoreductase yields MSERLNNVFQFVEVDRKDPKKKPLITRKGQFVEIYKPFQEEVAKDQAHRCLECGNPYCEWKCPVHNYIPNWLKLVSEGNIMEAAELSHQTNSLPEVCGRVCPQDRLCEGACTLGEGGFGAVTIGSVEKYITDTAFALGWRPDMSKVVPVGKTVAIVGAGPAGLACADILVRNGVKPVVFDRNPEIGGLLTFGIPEFKLEKSVMTLRREIFEEMGVEFVLGTSVGDDVPFEHILAEYDAVFLGMGTYKAMKGGFPGEALPGVYEALDFLVSNVNHCQGYEEDEEDYINLKGKQVVVLGGGDTAMDCNRTSIRQGAKSVSCVYRRDEENMPGSRREVKNAREEGVQFLFNRQPVEIIGKDKVEGIKVVETVMGEPDENGRRRAEIVAGSEQIIPADAVLVAFGFQASPSPWFKEFGIDTDSYGRVVAPKKAQYMYQTTNEKIFAGGDMVRGSDLVVTAIDEGRKAAEGIMDYLDI; encoded by the coding sequence ATGTCTGAGCGCTTGAATAATGTATTTCAATTTGTAGAGGTCGATCGCAAAGATCCAAAGAAAAAACCTCTTATTACTCGTAAAGGGCAGTTTGTTGAAATTTACAAGCCCTTCCAAGAAGAAGTGGCTAAAGACCAAGCCCATCGTTGTTTAGAGTGTGGTAACCCTTATTGTGAGTGGAAGTGCCCAGTACACAACTATATTCCTAACTGGCTGAAGTTGGTTAGTGAAGGCAATATTATGGAAGCGGCTGAGTTGAGTCATCAAACCAATTCTTTGCCAGAGGTGTGTGGTCGTGTCTGCCCTCAAGATCGACTTTGTGAAGGGGCCTGTACGCTTGGAGAAGGGGGTTTTGGTGCCGTAACAATAGGGTCCGTTGAAAAGTACATTACGGATACCGCCTTTGCACTGGGTTGGAGGCCTGATATGTCTAAGGTTGTCCCTGTTGGTAAAACCGTGGCGATTGTCGGTGCTGGTCCGGCTGGATTAGCGTGTGCGGACATTCTTGTTCGTAATGGGGTGAAGCCTGTTGTCTTTGATCGTAACCCGGAAATTGGTGGTCTACTGACGTTTGGTATTCCAGAATTTAAGTTAGAAAAGTCTGTAATGACGCTTCGCCGAGAAATTTTTGAAGAAATGGGCGTTGAGTTTGTACTTGGAACCTCTGTTGGTGATGATGTGCCATTTGAGCATATTTTGGCTGAGTACGATGCTGTATTCCTTGGAATGGGAACCTATAAAGCCATGAAAGGTGGGTTCCCTGGTGAAGCATTACCGGGTGTATATGAAGCGTTAGACTTCTTGGTGTCAAATGTGAATCATTGCCAAGGTTATGAAGAAGATGAAGAGGATTACATTAACCTGAAAGGCAAGCAGGTTGTTGTTTTAGGCGGTGGTGATACAGCGATGGACTGTAACCGTACCTCGATTCGCCAAGGCGCAAAATCGGTTTCTTGTGTTTATCGTCGTGATGAAGAGAACATGCCTGGTTCTCGGCGTGAAGTGAAAAACGCCCGTGAAGAAGGTGTTCAGTTCTTATTTAATCGCCAGCCTGTTGAAATTATAGGCAAAGATAAAGTGGAAGGCATTAAAGTAGTTGAAACCGTTATGGGGGAGCCCGACGAAAATGGGCGTCGCAGGGCCGAAATCGTTGCAGGCAGTGAACAAATTATACCTGCAGATGCGGTTTTGGTGGCGTTTGGTTTCCAAGCAAGTCCATCCCCTTGGTTCAAAGAGTTTGGTATTGATACAGATTCTTACGGGCGTGTTGTTGCGCCGAAAAAAGCACAATACATGTACCAAACGACCAATGAAAAAATCTTTGCCGGCGGTGACATGGTACGAGGTTCGGATTTGGTGGTCACCGCCATTGATGAAGGTCGAAAAGCCGCCGAAGGTATTATGGATTATCTAGATATTTAA
- a CDS encoding methyl-accepting chemotaxis protein has protein sequence MSSGKEVTFPDGIQLVSTTDLDSIVTYANQSFCDIAGYSVDELIGKPHNQVRHVDMPKDAFANMWSDLKADRSWRGLVKNRCKNGDYYWVDAYVSPVFDHGKKVGYQSVRVKPTREQVVKAEVLYTQIKSGKRAASIKTHSFFGRFFVHYGLFCGISDLLLYASGMIDLTTLGVMILLQLVALLFTLPMVKKVKALKELSRQVCNNPLIQKVFSGSMDEIGHAESSIGMLQAQNRTVVGRLDDYSSLMSASVSRTKQAMLEAYNGSTKIQQQVEMVSSAVSESASATEEIAHSISATSEASKKASSTVQQGLENVSKVQSNIEALNANMVMTSEKTLTLQSSTDEIENILLVISQIAEQTNLLALNAAIEAARAGEQGRGFAVVADEVRNLASKTQGSTEEIRLAIEQVQCSVKETVNNIKSNQESLADLSIGVKSNSELFSALNTLMTEVSDRTIQVASAAEEQSSVAIEIQDNMLQIQAGVEVNLESSKKTQDQSDRLGKLAGDLGSIVTAFK, from the coding sequence ATGAGTTCAGGTAAAGAAGTCACATTTCCAGATGGTATACAATTGGTATCTACCACTGACTTAGACAGTATCGTGACATACGCTAATCAATCATTTTGTGACATTGCAGGTTATTCAGTCGATGAACTTATTGGAAAGCCACACAATCAAGTGCGCCATGTTGATATGCCGAAGGACGCTTTCGCAAATATGTGGTCTGATCTTAAAGCCGATCGATCTTGGCGTGGTCTAGTAAAAAACCGCTGTAAAAATGGTGATTATTATTGGGTAGATGCGTATGTTTCCCCTGTATTTGATCATGGTAAAAAAGTGGGTTATCAATCTGTCAGAGTGAAGCCAACTCGGGAGCAAGTCGTAAAAGCTGAGGTGTTATACACACAAATTAAGAGTGGAAAACGAGCGGCGTCCATTAAAACACATTCATTTTTTGGCCGCTTTTTTGTGCATTATGGTTTGTTTTGCGGTATATCGGATCTTCTGTTATACGCCTCTGGAATGATCGATCTAACGACCCTTGGTGTCATGATATTATTGCAGCTAGTGGCGTTGTTATTCACTTTACCAATGGTTAAAAAAGTCAAGGCATTAAAAGAGCTAAGCCGCCAGGTCTGTAATAACCCTCTTATTCAGAAAGTCTTTTCAGGTTCAATGGATGAGATTGGGCATGCTGAATCCAGTATAGGCATGTTGCAAGCACAAAATAGAACGGTTGTCGGTCGATTAGACGATTATTCCTCTCTGATGTCGGCCTCGGTCAGTCGCACTAAGCAAGCCATGCTTGAAGCTTATAATGGCAGCACCAAAATACAACAACAAGTTGAAATGGTGTCATCGGCTGTGAGTGAATCTGCCAGCGCAACAGAAGAAATTGCTCACAGTATCAGTGCAACATCAGAAGCAAGTAAAAAAGCGTCTTCAACCGTTCAGCAAGGTCTAGAGAACGTTTCTAAAGTGCAGTCGAATATAGAGGCGCTTAACGCTAATATGGTGATGACTTCTGAAAAAACCTTAACCTTACAAAGTAGCACGGATGAAATTGAAAATATTTTATTGGTCATCAGTCAAATAGCAGAGCAAACAAATTTATTGGCACTAAATGCCGCTATTGAGGCGGCTCGCGCGGGCGAGCAGGGGCGAGGCTTTGCGGTTGTTGCTGATGAAGTTAGAAATCTAGCCAGTAAGACTCAAGGGTCAACAGAAGAAATTCGCTTAGCGATCGAGCAAGTTCAGTGTTCTGTAAAAGAAACGGTTAATAATATTAAGAGTAATCAAGAAAGCTTAGCGGACCTTTCTATTGGAGTGAAAAGTAACAGTGAACTTTTTTCTGCATTAAATACACTAATGACAGAAGTGTCTGATAGAACCATTCAAGTGGCGAGTGCCGCCGAAGAGCAATCTTCAGTAGCGATTGAAATTCAAGATAATATGTTACAGATTCAAGCTGGTGTAGAAGTGAATCTTGAGTCTTCTAAGAAGACTCAAGATCAAAGTGATCGGCTGGGTAAATTAGCAGGCGATCTTGGATCAATTGTGACGGCTTTTAAGTAA